One genomic segment of Theobroma cacao cultivar B97-61/B2 chromosome 6, Criollo_cocoa_genome_V2, whole genome shotgun sequence includes these proteins:
- the LOC18595875 gene encoding probable ADP-ribosylation factor GTPase-activating protein AGD14: MKGRITEDEKNEKIIRGLLKLPANRRCVNCNGLGPQYVCTTFSTYVCATCGGIHREFTHRVKSVSMAKFTSEEVDGLQGGGNESAKEVYFKEWGSRRQSVPDNSDIEGLRKFIKHVYVDRRYTGEKSVDRPPTPKKVDREDSCTHRSGLLSLPYLDIYERRSIGRSRTSERSDERDSRNIYEERRNPGHGKESQKHGDFRRISSNFEVVDDRFRDHTYETSKSEANWFSNRAHNLDRKPSIQHKALDSSRPREVRPLRDILDRIPTMRLSQALKGDGGRLSNGSVHVERTASSIRTRQDDRNSMEPKRPNSMGHERKNLGSPVKIKSDPEPALQMQQSPKYTSQYIPKPTSSPNSNNLVRIDCHTEGNQSKAASNVKSLDSVVPAAKAMGNVSAKPSTGGVLNAVIHHLPRTPSSIGVSPAAPLSNVLTSSPTSSSPSPKAALVSAASPLTTSDGGSSSEANHVKQGQGIPQPQCSIFPDTAIQSTSYVPSGSPNLQSSQFVSQQIPQACSEVVFESLPSVQTLSGKKEFTEGHGTSPAVISHSGQSEQKSSGRKELPQHLFAATYSPAPVLSPGWQSVQAQGMGYCLQYSSSVQVPTVYQPAKSANTFDLNNGTHLLQSPMLSSMASWHGAQPNVLAPKSVMQSTSHVSPSAQWMPAQSSPDGGVPFQPFSSTAGMPLSSYMRQQVPNKLSPPGCQGVEVLGNNLAVFNTLNTNQQPGGIFSIPAIHGSSSVGGNPFA; encoded by the exons atgaagggaCGAATTACAGAAGACGAAAAGAACGAGAAAATCATTCGCGGCCTCCTGAAGCTTCCCGCCAATCGCCGTTGTGTCAACTGCAATGGCCtg GGACCGCAATATGTATGTACAACTTTTTCGACATATGTTTGCGCAACATGTGGTGGAATACA TCGTGAATTTACACATCGAGTGAAATCAGTATCAATGGCTAAATTTACTTCAGAAGAAGTTGATGGTCTTCAGGGAGGGGGAAATGAG AGTGCAAAGGAAGTTTATTTCAAGGAATGGGGTTCACGACGTCAATCTGTTCCTGATAACAG TGATATTGAGGGACTTCGGAAATTCATTAAGCACGTGTACGTGGATAGAAGATATACTGGTGAGAAGAGTGTTGACAGGCCTCCGACTCCGAAGAAG GTTGATAGGGAAGATTCTTGTACCCATCGCAGTGGCCTTCTTAGTCTGCCTTATTTGGATATCTATGAACGACGTAGCATTGGGAGATCTAGAACTAGTGAAAGAAGTGATGAAAGAGATTCCAGAAATATTtatgaagaaagaagaaatccTGGACATGGTAAAGAATCTCAAAAGCATGGTGATTTTAGGAGAATTTCTTCCAATTTTGAGGTGGTGGATGACAGATTTCGAGACCATACATATGAAACTTCGAAGTCAGAGGCCAACTGGTTTTCTAACAGGGCACACAATCTGGATAGAAAGCCCTCAATCCAGCATAAAGCACTAGATTCATCTAGGCCCCGAGAGGTGCGTCCTCTTCGGGATATATTAGATAGAATCCCAACCATGAGACTAAGTCAAGCTCTTAAAGGAGATGGTGGTAGGCTTTCCAATGGTTCTGTTCATGTGGAG AGGACTGCATCTAGTATTAGAACAAGACAAGATGACAGGAATTCTATGGAACCTAAAAGGCCAAATTCTATGGGAcatgaaaggaaaaatttaGGAAGCCCAGTTAAAATCAAATCTGACCCTGAGCCAGCTTTGCAAATGCAACAATCACCAAAATATACTAGTCAGTATATACCAAAACCAACAAGTTCACCAAATTCGAATAATTTGGTGAGAATTGACTGTCATACTGAAGGAAATCAATCAAAGGCTGCTTCAAATGTAAAAAGCCTGGATTCTGTAGTTCCTGCAGCTAAAGCAATGGGGAATGTGTCAGCAAAACCTAGTACTGGTGGTGTGCTCAATGCAGTAATCCATCACTTGCCTAGAACGCCTAGCAGTATCGGTGTTTCTCCTGCTGCACCACTAAGCAATGTGCTGACTTCATCCCCTACTTCCAGTTCTCCCAGTCCAAAAGCTGCCCTAGTGAGTGCAGCATCACCATTAACAACTAGTGACGGCGGTTCCTCTAGTGAGGCTAATCATGTGAAACAAGGGCAAGGCATTCCACAGCCTCAGTGCTCTATATTTCCTGATACTGCCATTCAATCTACTTCCTATGTACCCTCTGGCAGTCCAAATTTGCAATCATCTCAATTTGTTTCACAGCAGATTCCTCAGGCCTGCTCTGAAGTTGTATTTGAGTCTCTTCCTTCAGTGCAAACATTGAGtgggaaaaaggaatttacaGAG GGTCATGGGACTAGTCCTGCAGTCATATCGCATTCTGGTCAGTCAGAGCAGAAATCTAGTGGAAGAAAAGAACTTCCACAG CACCTTTTTGCAGCAACTTACTCACCAGCTCCTGTACTATCCCCTGGGTGGCAATCAGTTCAAGCCCAGGGCATGGGTTACTGCTTGCAGTATTCTTCTTCAGTG CAAGTGCCAACTGTGTATCAACCAGCAAAATCAGCAAACACATTTGATCTTAATAACGGGACACATCTTCTTCAATCCCCAATG TTGTCTTCCATGGCTTCTTGGCATGGAGCTCAACCCAATGTATTGGCACCCAAAAGTGTAATGCAGTCAACCAGCCATGTTTCCCCTTCTGCACAATGGATGCCAGCACAGTCATCACCTGATGGGGGAGTGCCTTTCCAGCCATTCTCAAGCACTGCAGGAATGCCTTTGA GTTCATACATGCGGCAACAAGTACCCAACAAGCTGTCACCTCCAGG ATGTCAAGGAGTTGAAGTATTGGGAAACAATCTGGCTGTTTTCAACACTTTAAACACCAATCAGCAACCTGGTGGCATATTCTCTATCCCTGCAATCCACGGGTCTTCTTCTGTCGGAGGAAACCCATTTGCATAA